The Triticum aestivum cultivar Chinese Spring chromosome 3A, IWGSC CS RefSeq v2.1, whole genome shotgun sequence genome includes a region encoding these proteins:
- the LOC123058159 gene encoding uncharacterized protein — protein sequence MEDGRRRRRRRKSAQRETAPATKIDALTDDFLELVFLRLPLHRHLVYAACTCRRWRRVIAGDVGRFLLRFISLRGLSPAHFSGHYRVDERHRHPRPPGGNPVFVPSSSRWVAAAVARNLALDFLPRPGLAGRCWELADFWDGLLLLLLLDKETTWSPAYALVVCDPLTGSYSTVPLSAWFQGCGCLGAFLLHGEDAGARISLSNFRVTCAVYRPGDGVARACAFSSAGGGRWTSGAARSSMAVYGDQFGSGRGLGPFHFAGSTYGFAYWTVGDGILLALDKKAAEFSSSVGLDKTKYAALEDKRHTAEYAYQSPWFRACLS from the coding sequence ATGGaggacggccgccgccgccgccgccgccgcaagagTGCCCAGAGGGAAACCGCGCCGGCAACCAAGATCGATGCCCTCACGGACGATTTTCTCGAGCTCGTGTTCCTGCGCCTCCCCTTGCATCGCCACCTCGTCTACGCAGCGTGCACGTGCCGGCGCTGGCGCCGCGTGATCGCGGGCGACGTCGGACGCTTccttctccggttcatctcgctcCGCGGCCTGTCGCCCGCCCACTTCTCCGGCCACTACCGCGTCGACGAGCGCCACCGGCACCCGCGTCCGCCCGGCGGCAACCCCGTCTTCGTCCCCTCCTCCTCGCGGTGGgtggccgccgccgtcgcgcggAACCTCGCGCTCGACTTCCTCCCGCGGCCGGGACTGGCGGGCCGCTGCTGGGAGCTCGCCGACTTCTGGGACGGTCTCCTGCTCTTGCTGCTCCTGGACAAGGAGACAACATGGTCGCCGGCGTATGCCCTGGTCGTCTGCGATCCCCTGACGGGGAGCTACAGCACCGTCCCGCTCTCGGCGTGGTTCCAGGGCTGCGGTTGCCTGGGCGCCTTCCTCCTCCACGGCGAGGACGCGGGCGCGCGCATCAGCCTGTCCAACTTCAGGGTGACGTGCGCGGTCTATCGCCCTGGGGACGGCGTCGCCAGGGCCTGCGCGTTCTCGTCCGCCGGCGGCGGCCGCTGGACCTCCGGCGCCGCTCGTAGCAGCATGGCAGTCTATGGCGACCAGTTCGGGAGCGGCAGGGGTCTGGGCCCCTTCCACTTCGCAGGGAGCACCTACGGGTTCGCCTACTGGACGGTGGGAGACGGCATCCTTCTCGCTCtggacaagaaggccgccgagttCTCCTCCTCCGTCGGGCTCGACAAGACGAAGTACGCCGCGCTCGAGGACAAGCGGCACACCGCCGAGTACGCCTACCAGAGCCCGTGGTTCCGAGCATGCTTATCCTAG